In the Longimicrobiaceae bacterium genome, one interval contains:
- a CDS encoding serine hydrolase, which produces MPLFRFAAAAPVLLGAMLSGCAPRLAGTAAAPASPSTVTPSPAAALEAALPSLLEEGEVPGAALALVEDGRVAWTRGFGVKHAATGEPVTPGTVFEAASLSKPVFAYAVLKLVDQGRLDLDAPLSRYLPEPYVAGDERLHRITARTVLSHTTGLPNWRRGNQPLRIGMEPGARFSYSGEGYVYLQKAVEHLTGEPLDALVRRLVLEPLGMTSSSFVWQERYDTLKAHAHDASGRVAGRNRAVLANAASSLETTAGDYGRFLAAVLRGEGLRLETAREMLRPQVAVEEACTQCVGQPEGARSEAISWGLGWGLQRVEGDTALWHWGDNGNMQAYVAALRGSGRGVVLLTNGANGLSVAPEIVRIALGADQPSFAWLGYERYDARVRRLLREVLAGGVAAASGYRARWQAGDADPLTEAEVNRLGYALLGRGRVPEAVEVLRWNVEDHPGSANVHDSMGEAYARAGDRQRAARHYRRALELDPQNAGAAEMLRRLEAPVVAVAAEVLAAYTGEYELPLGRLTVALREGRLFARLDEEPGVYLVPVSETRFWAEGARPEIEFVRGGDGRAAEVVLRVAGQEFRGRRER; this is translated from the coding sequence ATGCCGCTCTTCCGCTTCGCCGCCGCTGCACCGGTCCTCCTCGGCGCCATGCTGTCCGGGTGTGCGCCGCGGCTGGCCGGCACCGCCGCCGCCCCCGCATCCCCGAGCACCGTGACGCCGTCGCCCGCCGCCGCGCTCGAAGCCGCCCTCCCCAGCCTGCTGGAGGAGGGCGAAGTCCCGGGGGCCGCCCTCGCCCTGGTGGAGGACGGGCGCGTGGCCTGGACGCGCGGCTTCGGGGTGAAGCACGCGGCGACTGGCGAGCCGGTGACGCCCGGGACCGTGTTCGAGGCCGCCTCGCTGAGCAAGCCGGTGTTCGCCTACGCCGTGCTGAAGCTGGTGGACCAGGGGCGGCTGGACCTGGACGCGCCGCTCAGCCGCTACCTTCCCGAGCCGTACGTGGCCGGCGACGAGCGCCTCCACCGCATCACGGCTCGGACGGTGCTCAGCCATACCACCGGGCTCCCCAACTGGCGTCGCGGGAACCAGCCGCTCCGCATCGGGATGGAGCCGGGGGCCCGCTTCAGCTACTCCGGGGAGGGGTACGTCTACCTGCAGAAGGCGGTGGAGCACCTGACCGGCGAGCCCCTGGACGCGCTGGTGCGCCGCCTGGTCCTGGAGCCGCTGGGGATGACGAGCAGCAGCTTCGTATGGCAGGAGCGCTACGACACCCTGAAGGCCCATGCGCACGACGCTTCCGGACGCGTGGCCGGGCGGAACCGCGCCGTGCTGGCGAACGCCGCCTCCAGCCTCGAGACCACGGCGGGCGACTACGGGCGGTTCCTCGCGGCCGTGCTGCGGGGCGAGGGGCTGCGTCTGGAGACCGCGCGTGAGATGCTGCGCCCCCAGGTAGCCGTGGAGGAGGCGTGCACCCAGTGCGTCGGCCAGCCGGAGGGCGCACGGTCGGAGGCGATCTCGTGGGGGCTCGGCTGGGGCCTGCAGCGCGTGGAGGGCGACACCGCGCTCTGGCACTGGGGGGACAACGGGAACATGCAGGCGTACGTCGCGGCGCTCCGTGGCTCCGGACGCGGGGTGGTCCTCCTCACTAACGGCGCGAACGGACTCTCCGTCGCCCCCGAGATCGTCCGGATCGCTCTGGGTGCCGACCAGCCGTCCTTCGCCTGGCTCGGCTACGAGCGATACGACGCTCGCGTCCGACGGCTCCTGCGGGAAGTGCTGGCGGGGGGCGTCGCCGCCGCGTCAGGGTACCGCGCCCGCTGGCAGGCGGGGGACGCGGACCCGCTCACGGAAGCGGAGGTGAACCGGCTGGGGTACGCGCTCCTGGGGCGCGGCCGGGTGCCCGAAGCGGTGGAGGTGCTGCGGTGGAACGTGGAAGACCACCCCGGGTCGGCCAACGTGCACGACAGCATGGGCGAGGCGTACGCCCGAGCGGGCGACCGGCAGCGCGCGGCGCGGCACTACCGCCGCGCGCTGGAGCTGGACCCGCAGAACGCGGGCGCCGCCGAGATGCTGCGGCGCCTCGAAGCCCCGGTCGTGGCGGTCGCCGCCGAAGTCCTGGCCGCGTACACCGGCGAGTACGAGCTCCCCCTGGGGCGGCTGACGGTCGCCCTGCGCGAGGGCAGGCTCTTCGCGCGTCTGGACGAGGAGCCCGGCGTCTACCTGGTCCCCGTCTCGGAGACGCGCTTCTGGGCCGAGGGAGCGCGTCCCGAGATCGAGTTCGTCCGGGGCGGGGACGGGCGTGCCGCGGAGGTGGTGCTGCGGGTGGCAGGGCAGGAGTTCCGGGGAAGGCGGGAGAGGTAG
- a CDS encoding DUF5615 family PIN-like protein gives MPLGPGLLFDEHVNVAACRQLQAAGVDVVHALEVGLASTPDPDILRWAIAQDRIVVTRNYQDFAPLVQNLASRSVEFPGVLFLSTSIRQSDAGAHVRAVLKWIESYEAGDSGGVGSFAWLF, from the coding sequence ATGCCCCTGGGGCCCGGGCTGCTGTTCGACGAGCACGTGAACGTCGCCGCGTGCCGGCAGCTCCAGGCCGCGGGTGTGGACGTGGTGCACGCCCTGGAGGTGGGGCTCGCCAGCACTCCGGACCCCGACATCCTCCGGTGGGCGATCGCGCAGGACCGGATCGTCGTGACCCGGAACTATCAGGACTTCGCCCCGCTGGTTCAGAACCTGGCCTCGCGCTCCGTGGAGTTTCCAGGCGTCCTCTTCCTGTCCACCTCGATCCGGCAGAGCGATGCGGGCGCCCACGTCCGGGCGGTCCTGAAGTGGATCGAGTCTTACGAGGCGGGCGACAGCGGCGGCGTGGGGAGCTTCGCCTGGCTGTTCTGA
- a CDS encoding alpha-amylase family protein, with the protein MIEDLWYKNTVIYSLDVESFMDANGDGVGDFEGLMRRLDYLQALGVGAVWLAPFQPSPDLDDGYDVSDYYGVSSRYGSGGDFVEFMHQAEKRGIKVLMDLVVNHTSDQHRWFQEARSDPESPYRDWYIWSKKRPSDWNKGMVFPGVQESTWTYDKKAREYYYHRFYAFQPDLNMDNPAVRTEVRRIMGFWLQLGVAGFRVDAVPFVIESTIPGKEQGKLHFEYLSEMRRFQQWRVGDSILLGEANVVPEDACRYFGEDGGTGIHMMFNFWVNQHLFYALATADTAPLVEALRATSGIPHTAQWAQFLRNHDELDLGRLSDEQREKVFARFGPEERMQLYHRGIRRRLAPMLGDRPQLELAYSLLFSLPGTPVIRYGDEIGMGDDLSLPERAAVRTPMQWSDEPHGGFSTAEKTVEPVIDDGVWGYPRVNVEAQHRDPESMLNWTARMIRMRKECPEIGWGSWEILDTGCPQALAMRYDWRGNSLLVVHNFDTKPHEIELRTGVERGDRLVNLIVEEESCAGEDGVHRIVLDAFGYHWYRVGGLNYAIRRERA; encoded by the coding sequence ATGATCGAAGACCTCTGGTACAAGAACACCGTCATCTACAGCCTGGACGTCGAGAGCTTCATGGACGCCAACGGCGACGGCGTCGGCGACTTCGAGGGGCTAATGCGCCGCCTGGACTACCTTCAGGCGCTGGGCGTCGGCGCCGTGTGGCTCGCACCCTTCCAGCCCTCGCCCGACCTCGACGACGGGTACGACGTCTCCGACTATTACGGGGTGAGCTCGCGATACGGCTCCGGCGGCGACTTCGTGGAGTTCATGCACCAGGCGGAGAAGCGCGGGATCAAGGTGCTCATGGACCTGGTGGTGAACCACACCTCCGACCAGCACCGCTGGTTCCAGGAGGCGCGGAGCGACCCGGAGTCACCCTACCGGGACTGGTACATCTGGTCGAAGAAGCGCCCCTCCGACTGGAACAAGGGGATGGTGTTCCCGGGCGTCCAGGAGTCGACCTGGACGTACGACAAGAAGGCCCGGGAGTACTACTACCACCGCTTCTACGCATTCCAGCCGGACCTCAACATGGACAACCCCGCGGTGCGCACCGAGGTGCGGCGCATCATGGGTTTCTGGCTCCAGCTGGGGGTGGCGGGCTTCCGGGTGGACGCGGTCCCCTTCGTCATCGAGAGCACCATTCCGGGAAAGGAGCAGGGGAAGCTCCACTTCGAGTACCTGTCCGAGATGCGCCGCTTCCAGCAGTGGCGCGTGGGCGACTCCATCCTCCTGGGCGAGGCGAACGTGGTCCCGGAGGACGCCTGCAGGTATTTCGGCGAGGACGGGGGGACCGGGATCCACATGATGTTCAACTTCTGGGTCAACCAGCACCTGTTCTACGCGCTCGCCACGGCGGACACCGCCCCGCTGGTGGAGGCGCTGCGCGCCACGAGCGGGATCCCCCACACGGCCCAGTGGGCGCAGTTCCTCCGCAACCACGACGAGCTGGACCTGGGGCGCCTCAGCGACGAGCAGCGCGAGAAGGTGTTCGCGCGATTCGGGCCGGAGGAGCGGATGCAGCTCTACCACCGCGGCATCCGCCGCCGCCTGGCCCCCATGCTGGGCGACCGTCCCCAGCTGGAGCTCGCCTACAGCCTGCTCTTCTCCCTTCCCGGCACTCCCGTGATCCGCTACGGCGACGAGATCGGGATGGGCGACGACCTGTCGCTCCCCGAGCGGGCGGCGGTCCGCACCCCCATGCAGTGGTCCGACGAACCCCACGGCGGCTTCTCCACGGCGGAGAAGACGGTGGAGCCCGTGATCGACGACGGGGTCTGGGGCTACCCCCGGGTGAACGTGGAGGCGCAGCACCGCGACCCGGAGTCCATGCTCAACTGGACGGCGCGGATGATCCGGATGCGGAAGGAGTGCCCGGAGATCGGCTGGGGGAGCTGGGAGATCCTGGACACCGGGTGCCCCCAGGCGCTCGCCATGCGCTATGACTGGCGCGGCAACTCGCTGCTGGTGGTGCACAACTTCGACACCAAGCCGCACGAGATCGAGCTGAGGACGGGGGTGGAGCGCGGCGACCGGCTGGTGAACCTGATCGTGGAGGAGGAGAGCTGCGCCGGGGAGGACGGCGTCCACCGGATCGTGCTGGACGCCTTCGGCTACCACTGGTACCGCGTCGGCGGGCTGAACTACGCCATCCGCCGGGAGCGGGCGTAG